From the genome of Desulfovibrio sp. JY:
GGTTTTAAAACTAAAGCAGGATTTAATTCAAAATTATTTATATGGTTATTATATATTGTGATTAAATTAAATGATTATATTTATAGATACTTGATTTAGATATTCCAGATTCTTTAACCAGTCTCTTTACTGTTGGTTCTTCACCAGATTCAATCAGACGTTTCTTCGCTGCTAGGATTTTATCAACAGTGTTATTTCTTCTGTTCTCATGGGTATAATATGCTCCTAAAGATTTTCTGTTCGTCGCTTCTTCTGGTTGCATCTTGTTGTCGACACCTCGTTCTGGTTTCGGAAGCTTCATCGCTCCTTTATTTTTGGTGAAGTTCTTAAAATTCTTGCCGAATCTCCTTTTCCATATCCAGGGGGCCATTGATTTAGCGATGCCTATGGCTTCAATAATGGGGAAGTCTTCGTTGCCGTCTTTCATCATAATATTTTCTCTGTAATAATCTAGGCAAACATTTTTTAATACGTGCAAGTATTCATCGAAGTCAGAATAGTCTTTGACAAGCCGGTATGCTATTTTTCTGCACGTGTGGAACATCTTCATATGGCGTCCTTCAATGGAATCATCATTTTCAATAATATCATAGATATTTGGAAGATCGACAAACTCTGCTAGATAATCCAGGTCATAGACCCGGTCTGCCCACCAGGTTCGCCACTTTGAAGAAAATGGATTCTTGATAAGATATCCAGTGAATCCTTTATCCGCTTCAAATTTGTTCTGATAACCAGCCTGAACGGCTTTGAAATAATTGATGGCTTTCCAGCTTATTTTGATGGTCGAGTTGAGTAGCGGCAGCATGACTGGATTATCAATCTCGTAAAGATAATGGGCGTATGAATTCTCCCTGTTGATGATGGTCACCGTCGGTTCTGGTAAAACATCATTCATCCAAGCAGCACCTGCGAGCTCATAATCGAGATCAAGAGCGACGTATTTTTTCTTCTGTGTTGGGAGTTGGATGTAATTTGCTTTAAATAAAATATCATCTTTCTTGGCGATGTATCGTGCTTGTTTCTCGAAGCCCCATCTGGGTTTCTCAGGCAAGAAATCGTAGAGTCTCTGCTGTACTGGTGTTAAATTCTCTATCATAGATCATCTCCTGAAGCCTCCGCCTGTTAAATGGGGGGGCGTAATTTGGATATGACCTATGTATATCTGTATAACTTTTACTTCATAAGCAAATAGCTGATTCGATGTTGCTCAGACTCACTTAGACAAAGTGATGTACTTCTCAGATGGATCAGTTCAATATAGATAATATCAATAAATAACCATGCCCATGTTTGAATGAGTTTGATTTTCGGAGCCATGTTGGCTTCTAGAGAAGAAGAGGAGCTGATGGATCAGGCACGGTAAAATAGGTGGTGCGTCGGTGACGCTCCAGAATGATAACGAGCCTTTCTGTCAGCTTGCTTGCGAGAGGGGATGGCACCAATCAACCGATTTCTGGCGTCCAGGGGAGCCTCCCTGTGCTCTTTTTACCGGACTCAAAATTGTAATGCCTCTGAATTAATATCTTTCTCCTGCCTATGGGCAATAAAAGAGCCCACGCCTATTCCCATTGCGAACCAGGAAGCGACGTGGGCCGATTGTTACTTTACAATATACCAGCTGTTGCCGCGCTTCGTGAGGCCGAACTTTGTCTGGCCATGAGCCAGGAGTTTGTTTGATTCGTTGTTCTTGACCTGGAGGTCGACTTCGTAAATGTGAACATCCTCGTTGTTGATGGTCTTGGTGTAATCATTGAGAATCTTGAAGATATGGATGGAGCTTCCACCCTTTTGGATATCCTCTACGATTTGATCGCCGACCATGACATACAATGACTTGATGGCAGCAGATTGAATGATCCCTTCAGGAGGATTCGAGCTGCAACCGGCTATGGCCAGTAAAGCCAATACCAAAATCGTTCCAACAACCTTCTTTGACATCGTCATCTCCATTGATGTGGTTTAAGTATGTTCACCAGATATGCGGTTCTGATCATTTAATATCTCTATCTAATAGTCGAAACGCTATCCTCCCTGAATCAACTGGAGGGCCATCTTGGGCATCGAGTTCGCTTGTGAAAGCATCGCCGTGGCAGCTTGGGTCAGTATTTGTTCCCGGACAAAGTCGGTCATCTCCGATGCAACATCAGTGTCGGAGATTTGAGACTCGGCAGCTTGAAGGTTTTCAGCTTGGATTTGGATGTTGGAGATGGTGTTTTCGAGCCGATTTTGATACGCGCCGAATCGAGCTCGGTTGTTGTTTACCTGGACCATAGCTTTATCAAGCACACCAAGAGATTTTTGAGCATCATCCTGTGTGTAAACAGTATTTCCATCGAAGCTGCCTGCCCAGCTATCCGCACCTTGTCCAACCCAGTTTCCCCACCCATGTAATACTTCTCCAGAAGACAAATTCCCTGTTGTCGCAATATTGGATGTTTCTTCTTTCGCCCAGCCGATCTCGGTACGTTGTTTTTCGTGGTAGTCAAGATTGTCCCATTCTGTTTGGCTATGGGCAGCAATCCAGGCAGTTCTTTGATCGTCAACATATTGGCTGAGGTCGTTGTTAATCATTGTTCGATTTTGATCTGCTTCTGTTGATGTCATAAGCGGAAAACCTTGCTTTTCTCGCTCAATATTTTGGCTCATTGTCAATGAGTAGGCACCTTGGCCAGCTCTTTCGATAACGCGATCTGTCGTTGTAACAAGTCCCAAACCATCTGATAGCCAATATGCTTCCATGGACCTTGTGGTTGAGATAGAGTAATAATCCTCAGCGCTGTCATTTCCTGTGCCGAAATGGATCGTTACCCCATTTTGAAAATCGCCAGTTCCGGTTGTATAGTTCCCGAACCATAAGCTCTCATCGAGGAGCTTGATCCCGTTGAAATCGGTAGCAACCGCGATACGCTGAATCTCGGAAGCCATGGCCTGATACTCGGAATCGATGATCAGGCGTTGGTCCGATGTGTAGGTGCCGGTAGCGGCCTGCTCGGCAAGCTCCTTCATACGGGTGAGCTTCTCGTCGATGATCTGAAGCCCTCCGTCAGCGGTCTGGCACAATGAAACGGCGTCGTTGGCATTTCTTACGCCCTGGTTCATGGTGGCGATGTCGGAGCGCATGAGCTCCCGGACCGCCAACCCGGCAGCGTCGTCGGCGGCAGAGTTGATCCGCATCCCTGATGACAGCCGCTGGGTCGAGGTGCTGAGCGCCCCGTAGTTGTCCGAAAGGTTTCGGGCTGCGTTCATAGCCATCATATTGTGATTGATAATCAAGGACATACGACTTCCTCTGATGTAACGGGAAATTCCTTCCTGGTTCGCTTGGGGACAACCCCTTGGAAACAAAAGTAGTTTTTCAAAAGCATATTTAACAACGATTGTTGTCTTAACTAAAGCAATAATTAGACCATCGTTGCTTATAGCCCTTAAATCATTGCCTTACCCTGTGTTAGGGGGTGAGGCATGGACAATGTTCAGGAACTTTTTGGCAAGAAAATCAGGACGATTCGGCGCAACCGCGACATGACCCAGGAAAAATTGGCCGAGCTCTCCGGGTTGTCTCTCCAGTACATTGGAGAAATCGAGCGGGGCCGCCGGAACCCGTCCCTCACCAGCGTCGAAACCTTGGCAGCTGCTTTCGGCATTCCCTTGGCCGAGCTCTTCAATCTGGACGAATTCAAACTGACCCCCGAGGACCTGCGCCGCATCCTGGCCCGGCAGATCGAGGAAGCGGATGAGGAGCGGCTGCGGCTCTTCTTCAATGTCGCACAGGCCTTTTTCCGGTAGCCCAGTTGGCACCCCGGCCGCGCGTCTGGCACTGGTTCTGGTCACAGGGTCTGAGGCCCCATAGGGCGGGTTCGGGCCACGCTGAAGGATATCCTGGCCCAGGGGACCGGTCACGGCGGATGAGACTGGGACTGGTGAGAATTGCCCTGGCCATGGAGGAGAAGGGCCTTGGCTCGTCCTTTCTAAGGTGGCGGCGGTGGCGGGTCGGTGGAGGCATCCCCCTATTTTACCTCCCCCTAAAAACCGTTGAATTTAGTGGAAATTTTGGGGTTGGGGCGGCATGGGAGGCATTTTTGCAGATTTCCTTTTCTCCACCATTTTTTTACCCCTACCCCATCCCCTTTTAAAAAAGTAAAGAGAAGTAGCTACCCCCATTATAAAAGATGAAGTTGATGATAAACAAAAGCAGAAGTAATAAGATGGATAAGTAGAAGTAGTAACGTTGAATTAATATACATATTATATAATCATATTTATATATTAAATTTAGATTGTATATTTAATTTTAATCTATTTTATCTTCTTATCTGTTGATGGTATACTGCTTATTTTTCTTTTCTTCTGATAGTATTGGCACTACTTCTTTGTCTTTTTTGATGTTGTATCAGTTACTTCTTTTTTTGGAGGGGGGAAGGGGGAGGGGAAAATGAAATTTCTCAAAAATACCGCCCTGCCGCCACCAAGGTGAAAAAATCTAATATTTCTGGGCGTTTTTTGGTGGAGGCATTTCTGTGGGATGCCTCCCCATTGCCGCCCCTGCCGCCACCGGGCCCTTTGAGATCACCAGTAGGAAGAAAGGACTCCTGTCAGGACGACCAGGACCAAGGGCATGATCATCGTCGCAGCTTGGGCAATGACCCTTTCTGGTGGATTACCTGGACAGGAGGGCTGGTTATCTGAGCAATTTTCTGTTGCCTGGAGCATGGGGCTCAGTCCCTGAGGGAAATAAAGCAGATGGCCCTGGTCATGGTCACCCTGTTTCCAGGCATATTCCATTTTCCAAGGCCATCGACCTAGTTCCGGTTATGGGAGTGGTCGCCCAGGTGGGCGGGGTAGCGGGTATAAGTACCATCCTGTTCTACGGAAATCGTTTTTCATGGCCTAGCTCCTCCGGCTATTCGCCCATTTCGTAAGGGTCGCCTTCGTCTTCGGAGCCAGTGTTGTCGCTGTCCGGCCCGGCGGGAATATGGGGCAGGAACGGATTCACGCTGCCCTTACTCACCTGCTGCGGCTGCGGCCAACCTTTAGATTCGGCAGTGGTGGTGCTCATGGGCCTCAGGGTAGTCGTCACGGGAACCGAGTCTTCGGGCCAGCCAATAACCGATTTCTGCTTGGCTTCTTCGGTGCTGGCCGGTTGCGCCAGAGGTGCCACAGCTTCGGCCGTAGGTTCGGTGACTTCGGAAGAAGCCGGAGTGATCAAGGGCGGGCTGATTTTGCGAAAACTCACCTCACGGCCTTTCCGCTTGCTCTCGGAGAATTCCACCTTCCATCCCATGACCTCCAGAAGCGGAATGAACTTCTTGAGAGCCCGGGACAACGGACTTGCACCTTTCGGAATGTCATCAACGGGGAATCCACATTGCTGGGCATGGGCAATGAGATCACTCCACACGTTGGCAACGAAGTCGGAGGTGTCTCCCCGCTTGTCCAGATAATCCAACAGAATTTTTGCCAATCCTTCCTGCTGGAGCACATCGTTCTGGACCCGCAGAGCGGCCCGCGAGTAGGCTTTCCGAAATTCCTCTTCGCTATAACCCAGTGCCATGGCCCCAGCACAGGCCCACAGGGCATAATCCGCCATACGCGGGAGATCGGTGACGGTCACTTTGTCGCGCAAGGTGAGCATTTGGGACAAGGTATCACACATCCCGCCCAAGATGCCGGGCAACTTCGCCGCGTACTCGCGCTCCAACTCGTCGTCCAAGAGACGCTTCCCCTGCACACGGTCAAGCTCGATGGCAATAGCCCTGTCCAGGAGATCAGAGGCTTTTGTCGGAACATCAAGGCTTGTCAGGATAACCGACCGTTTAAATTGGAGGATTACCGAGTCCTTATCGGAATACAGCTTGCGCTTGGAAATCCCACCGCCGGTAGCCGCCATGCAAAGGATATTTTCGACATCTTTCGAAAGGTTGGTCAAATTGTCGAAAGTCGCAACAGCATTGGCGGCAAGGTACAGGGCTGCCTCAGTGGCCGTTTTGTGTGCATAGGTGAGAATCTGAGATGATGGGTCGAGTGTCCGGCGAATAAGCGACAAGGTGGAAGATTTGCACGCTCCCGGTGCTCCATGGAGAATCAAGATTGCGCGAGAAATTCTTGTCAAGACAACGACAAGAATCCAGGTGAGAATCAGTATCTTGTCCTCATCTCGCTTGATGTTTAAGAATCTGAGTATCTCTTTGAAGTCCCCTCCTTTTTCCGGCATCGGCAGCGGCTGCATGTGCGAATGCTGGATAAACTTGACAGGAGGATTCTTGACGACATCCCAACCATCTTTGGTGATATGGATAGCTTGGCCATCATGGCAGAGATCAATGTAGATATCACCATTATCATCGGCAAAACGGTTATATATATCAAGCATCGGCCCGTGGTGTCTGGCCTTGAACCGAAGCATCTCATTGAACTGGGTGCGCTCTGTTGAAGAAGGAAGCGCACCAGTAAGTTCATAGAACATCAGGGAGATCGCTTCGTTGAAGTCCTTGCCACCGATCTCGAAGTTGTGGTTGACCCCGTCGATCCTCACGGTTGCATAGCGGGTGTCATTGGGGTCTCTGAACAATTCCAGCTGCTCCTCAATGACCTTAAAGGGCTCCTTCTTTTCTTCCTGCTTGGTTTCCGGGACGGCGGCGGTGTCCGATCCGGCGGCCGGGGCCTCGGAATCCGTGGCCAGCATGGGATTGGGAAGGAAATTGCCGGCAGCAGCTTGGTCAACTGCCGGGAAATCTGTTGTGGGCGTTTGTGTGCCCGTTTCACTGGTATCCGAAGTCATGTCGCTTACCTCATGGTTGGTGGTTTATTGTCTAGCTCGGTGGTTATCCGCTTGGGCGCCGCCGGCAGATTGGTTTGGTCCTTGAGGTGGGGCTAACCAGGGTAGCGAGCCCCACCTGCTGTGAGCATTTAGAGGACGAACATTTCCTCTACCAACTTGATGCCGCCATTCTTAATCCCAATCGTGCTCCCCTCTCTGGAGCAGATGCGATTGTGGAGAATGCGCCACAAGACATTGATATCGTAGTAATTCGCCCCATCAATGTTATGGCAAGAGCTCTGAAGCATTTCCTCATAATACCCCAAATTCCAACGCTTCAGGAGCTCATCCAAGACATCATTAGGACACTCTTTGAATGTCCCTATAAAGTTTTCAAACGTGACAACAGGCTTGTTGTGCCAGCCATGGACAGGAATATCGTCTAACTCGTCAGGCATGATTTGTTCCTTACCTTGAGGACGGTTGATTGTTTTGTGGGGCTAACTCTGGAAGCTAGCCCCACTTTGTCAAACAAAAGACAAATGTTTTTTTACTCCAGCATATCCAAGATAGAATAGCTTATGCCAGATCCGTTGTCGTATTGGGTTGTGATGAACTTCTGAAAACGGCTTGCCAACTCATCTGCCGGGAAAAGCAGTCTTTCATCATAGCTGTACTTCTCCCCAACAAAAGAAGGCTGTACGCCAGCTTCATGGGCTACCTGGTCGGTAAAATTATAGATAGCATCCCTGTAAAAGTTGAAGAATGCCATTACAAAATGATCAAGGTAGATCATGCCTGTTTTGTGTGTTGCTTTCTGCTCGTTGATGTCCATTGTAGTTATCCTTCTCAAGTTTATGGTTGATTGGGGCTAGCCAGGGTAGCTAGCCCCTTCTTTGAGGTGCTACTGCTTGATGGTCAGGATGATCTCGTTTTCCGAGCAGGTGACCGTGAACTTGTCCCCTTTTTCGAACTTGCAGCCGAGATCGGGCTTGCTGTTGAAGCTTTCGATGATGCTCTTGCCGATCAGGATCATGCCGCGGTCGTCGATGTAGCACTCGTCCGCCCCCTTGCCGGTGCCGTCGGTGCCATAGTCGAGCTTGTAGCCGGCCAGACCGTGCTCGCTGAAAGCCTGGATAAAGATGCGCTCCACCAGGGCAACGGTGATATTGAAGTGCTCGGCGACAAGGGAAACCGGGATCAGGTTATCCGTGAAGTGTCCCGCACCCGCGTGTTCGGCCATTTCGGCCGCGATTTCATCGATGCGTTGGCGGGTCAGCGTGCGTACCTTCTTGGGCTTCCGAGACTTGGTGGCCTTGGCGGGCGAGGCCACCGTGGTGCCATGTTCGGCCTTCGCATTGGGTTGGGCAGAATCCTGGCTGGCCGGCGCGGCCTGGGACTCGGTTTCACCAGTGGGCATCTCCTTGTAGGCTTGTGCCTCGGTAGGCGCGGTGGTAATTTCGGAGTGGTTGTCCTTCGTGGCAGAGGTCAGGGTTTCCCCGGCGGAATCGTTTTTTGTCAGCTCGTCCATGAGAAGCTCCTTATAAGGATAGAGGGTGGTCCAAACGTGAGGCGACGATCTGCCCACTTCGCCGCAGTGGTTAGACATCCGGCCTAATGCTGCGTTGATTTTGGTAGAAGTGTGAATCATTTCGCTCTCCTGTCTTCCTTGGCCGTAGCGAGATCGGAACATGCTGCTGGTTAGGCCGATTCGCTTGTTGGTGTCTGGTTGAGTGTTGTTCGCCGCCAGGCCGCAACTTTTGTGTCTTGCATTACGGGCCGCCTCTGGGGCGGGACTATTTGTGCCTACAACGAATAATATATTGGAATCAAAGGCAAAAAAGGCTTTTGGTCGGGTAAAAGCCTTTTTAGTGGGCAAAAAACTGGGGACTA
Proteins encoded in this window:
- a CDS encoding helix-turn-helix domain-containing protein, giving the protein MDNVQELFGKKIRTIRRNRDMTQEKLAELSGLSLQYIGEIERGRRNPSLTSVETLAAAFGIPLAELFNLDEFKLTPEDLRRILARQIEEADEERLRLFFNVAQAFFR
- a CDS encoding replication initiation protein; the protein is MIENLTPVQQRLYDFLPEKPRWGFEKQARYIAKKDDILFKANYIQLPTQKKKYVALDLDYELAGAAWMNDVLPEPTVTIINRENSYAHYLYEIDNPVMLPLLNSTIKISWKAINYFKAVQAGYQNKFEADKGFTGYLIKNPFSSKWRTWWADRVYDLDYLAEFVDLPNIYDIIENDDSIEGRHMKMFHTCRKIAYRLVKDYSDFDEYLHVLKNVCLDYYRENIMMKDGNEDFPIIEAIGIAKSMAPWIWKRRFGKNFKNFTKNKGAMKLPKPERGVDNKMQPEEATNRKSLGAYYTHENRRNNTVDKILAAKKRLIESGEEPTVKRLVKESGISKSSIYKYNHLI